A stretch of Hydractinia symbiolongicarpus strain clone_291-10 chromosome 9, HSymV2.1, whole genome shotgun sequence DNA encodes these proteins:
- the LOC130657337 gene encoding histone H2B, gonadal-like yields MSDAAAKGGKQAPKVAKKGEKRAGKKGGKIGGTGEKKRKRKRKESYAIYIYNVLKQVHPDVGVSSKAMSIMNSFVNDIFERIASEASRLALQNKKSTISSREIQTAVRLLLPGELAKHAVSEGTKAVTKYTSSK; encoded by the coding sequence atgtctgacgcagcagctaaaggaggaaaacaggcacctaaagtagccaagaaaggtgaaaaaagagccggcaaaaaaggaggaaagattggtggaactggtgaaaagaaacgcaagagaaagagaaaggaaagttatgctatttacatctacaatgttttgaaacaagttcacccagatgtcggagtttcaagcaaagctatgagcatcatgaactcatttgtcaacgacatctttgagcgcattgcttccgaagcttcgcgtttggctcttcaaaacaaaaagtcgaccatctcttctcgtgaaattcaaaccgcagtacgtcttctcttgcctggagaacttgcaaaacacgcagtcagtgaaggaacaaaagccgtcacaaaatacacaagcagcaagtaa